Proteins encoded in a region of the Zea mays cultivar B73 chromosome 4, Zm-B73-REFERENCE-NAM-5.0, whole genome shotgun sequence genome:
- the LOC118476889 gene encoding uncharacterized protein isoform X1, whose amino-acid sequence MESISIDDFHGIDDEPLAIVEAHVRHDQPLAAIDWDTLHIFDSTYEEGRIEIVDDNQMYVLLGLRDEDEAADKGSETFEQADNAHAASGNDTFVDNDTLGAAILVNDDIPGERVVVHDPDNPCMDIGTVYPSMREFRLAMRQFAINEEFELQIVKTDPSRFIGDCKGEDCPWHIVGRRQPDGKTVMVTVLLDEHNCTSSARRKTTTPTSAWVASKAIHLLKNSAMGTKDADM is encoded by the exons ATGGAGTCCATCTCAATTGATGATTTCCATGG CATTGATGATGAGCCTTTAGCAATAGTAGAAGCTCATGTTCGACATGATCAACCACTAGCTGCTATTGACTGGGACACACTACATATTTTTGATAGTACATATGAAGAAGGAAGGATAGAAATAGTTGATGATAACCAAATGTATGTGCTATTGGGGCTaagagatgaggatgaggctgctGATAAGGGTAGTGAAACTTTCGAGCAGGCAGACAATGCACATGCAGCTAGTGGCAATGACACCTTTGTTGACAATGACACTCTTGGTGCAGCCATCCTTGTTAATGATGACATACCAGGGGAGAGGGTGGTGGTGCATGATCCGGATAATCCTTGTATGGATATTGGAACTGTGTACCCAAGCATGCGTGAATTTAGGTTAGCTATGAGACAGTTTGCTATAAATGAAGAGTTTGAGCTGCAAATCGTGAAAACTGACCCGAGTCGATTTATTGGTGATTGCAAAGGGGAGGATTGCCCGTGGCATATCGTGGGCCGTAGGCAACCCGATGGGAAGACTGTTATG GTGACAGTGTTACTTGATGAACACAATTGTACCTCCAGCGCTAGAAGAAAGACCACTACACCTACTAGTGCATGGGTGGCATCAAAGGCTATTCATCTGTTAAAGAATTCAGCCATGGGAACTAAAG